The DNA region TGCCCATTAAGGCTTCACCGCTCAGTTTGAGTAAAACCCGTCGGTAATTCGTTCCCATGAAGTTCCGCTTTATCAAAAAAGTTGCAATTGCCTCCAATTTAAGATAGCAGTTACAGGGACTATCTATGTCTAGTTACGCCAAATCAATGTAGTACCTGTTGCTTCTGTTTGTGGTATACCTATTTCTTCACCAAGAAACAGAGAAGCGATCGCAGTTCTCAAATAATCCTCTCCCGCCGATAATGGATCTTGGGGATGATCGTCAATTTTGCCTTTGTAGCGTACTATACCATTAGTATCTATTAAAAATGCCATTGGTGTTTTTGTAGCACCAAAACTGCGGGTTACATCTTGCGTCGAGTCCCACAGGTAAGGAAAATTCAAATCGTGACGCTGGGCAAAAGCTTTCATATTTTCAAAGCTTGGCCTAGTGCCGTGATTACCATCACTACCATTCATACCAATTAATGTGAAGCCTTTGGGGGCAAATTCGGCTTGAATGTTTTTTAACCTGTCTATATACCACTCGACATAAGGACAGTGGTTACATAAGGAAATAACAGCTACTGCTCGGAACTTCTCAAGATAACGCCTGAGATGGTGTACTTGACCATCAATTCCTGGCAGTTCAAAATCGGGTGCATAGCTCCCAACGGGAGTATCGATTGTTTCTAGTAGATTCATGATTTCTGGCTCGCAGAACTAGGAACAAGAAAAATATTGTTAAATTCAGCGTCAGTTTCCAGTTGCAAACCACCCCTTAGCCGATGCCTCATATTCGACAATGTTATATACCAAATTTGCGATCGTAAATTGTGAAACTACTGAATCTAGCAGTGACGCTAATTCGCTCACATCTAAAAAATAGCGAAAATATTACTCACATTATTGTAGAAGTTATGATTTCTAATACTGACATAATCTAAGTTATGAGTAAATTAACTCTATCAACAAGACGGAAATCTATGCTGGATAAAACTATCAGCCAAAAAGCCTTCGTGCTGTCTGTCTAAGCTATCACTACAAAGTATTTACTTTGAAAATCTGATAAATTTTATTCAAATTCACAACAATTTTACTTGCGTCTTGCTGCTGAAAGGCTTTTACCCTTGTATTCATCAAATTTTTATGACAACCTCAAGTTCAAAAACAGCACTTACCTCTACAAAAACCTGGATTTGGCAAGATTTCTCTATCTGCTATCAAACTGAAGGAACCACTGGGCCAGCTGTTGTTCTGGTGCATGGATTTGGCGCTTCTTGGTGGCACTGGCGGAAGAATATTCCCGTATTAGCACAAAGTTGCCGTGTTTATGCGATCGATTTGATTGGTTTTGGTGCTTCCGCAAAACCTCAACCTGGAGAAAAAATTGCCTATACACTAGAAACTTGGGGACAGCAAGTAGCAGATTTTTGCCGTGAAGTGGTGGGTGAACCAGCTTTTTTAGTCGGAAATTCTATTGGCTGTATTGTAGCCATGCAAGCAGCAGTAAGCAACCCTGATATTGCTTTAGGAGTTGCTTTGCTCAACTGTTCATTACGGCTGTTGCACGATCGCAAACGGGTAACTTTACCTTTATCTCGTCGTTACGGAGCGCCTCTACTGCAACGCCTGTTATCTATCAAACCAGTTGGCGATTTCTTTTTCAATCAACTCGCCAAACCGAAAACGGTGCGGAAAATTCTGCTGCAAGCATACTCAAATCCTGAGATGGTGACAGATGAGTTGGTAGATATTTTGATGTCACCAGCAAGTGATCCGGGGGCTGGGGCTGTATTTCTGGCTTTTACTTCTTATTCTACAGGGCCATTACCAGAAGACCTTTTACCACTGTTACCTTGTCCGGCGATTATCTTATGGGGAACAGCCGATCCGTGGGAACCAATTAAATTAGGGAGAGAATTAGCTAACTTTGGGCAGGTAGAAAAGTTTATTCCTTTAGAAGGAGTGGGGCATTGTCCGCAGGATGAAGCACCGGAGTTAGTCAATCCGATTTTACTCGATTGGATTTTGGAGCGATCGCGGTAATTATCTGTGAGAGGTTAAATATAGAGTAAATTTTGTCAATCAGCTAATATGCATTTAAATACTGACTGTAAACAATAAAGACCACAATTCCAACGAAAATAAAGAGGATTAAAGTAGCTATTAAACCACGATGTCGAGAGACAACATCAAGAAGTACTAGTAGCCAGAATAAGGCAATCTCAACTGCGCTAGCAATGAGCACAAGTATGAGATTTCGTTGAGTTCTTTTAGCCAGGATAACAAAACTAAAACCTCTGCTGAAAGAACTGCCTTCAAGATTAGAGGCCGATATTGTTAGATCGACCAAGTTAACTAAGAACCAAATAATTACTATGCCTCCCATTACTGTCAATACAACAGCTAGTCCTTTAAATAATCGATTTATAAGCATCATTTTTTGCTCCTAGAAGAAAATTTTGACATAATGATAAGTATTGTTAAGTAGTAGGGTGTGTTATGCCGTAGGCTAACGCACCGTCCGATATCTTCGGTGCGTTAGGACTAGCGTCCATAACGCATCCTACAAAATTAAAGCTATTAATTCACATTAGGCGTGAAGTATTAGTCCAAAAACTTTTAACTACTTCTCCCTATCTTCATCTAGTGCTTTTTGGATAGCTTGGCGACAAAATTCAGGAGGATCGTCCTTAGCCTTTACTTCTTCCTTCATTTCCTTGGTGACTCGGAAGCTCAATTGATCAGTTAATTCCTTGCTTGGTTGGTTTCCAAAATTTTCAGGTTTACCCTTGCGGTCAGGCATTGTTTAGAAAAGTAAATATAGCTTGAAGTCGATGAAACCATCGGGTTAGAGT from Nostoc commune NIES-4072 includes:
- a CDS encoding thioredoxin family protein — encoded protein: MNLLETIDTPVGSYAPDFELPGIDGQVHHLRRYLEKFRAVAVISLCNHCPYVEWYIDRLKNIQAEFAPKGFTLIGMNGSDGNHGTRPSFENMKAFAQRHDLNFPYLWDSTQDVTRSFGATKTPMAFLIDTNGIVRYKGKIDDHPQDPLSAGEDYLRTAIASLFLGEEIGIPQTEATGTTLIWRN
- a CDS encoding alpha/beta fold hydrolase — translated: MTTSSSKTALTSTKTWIWQDFSICYQTEGTTGPAVVLVHGFGASWWHWRKNIPVLAQSCRVYAIDLIGFGASAKPQPGEKIAYTLETWGQQVADFCREVVGEPAFLVGNSIGCIVAMQAAVSNPDIALGVALLNCSLRLLHDRKRVTLPLSRRYGAPLLQRLLSIKPVGDFFFNQLAKPKTVRKILLQAYSNPEMVTDELVDILMSPASDPGAGAVFLAFTSYSTGPLPEDLLPLLPCPAIILWGTADPWEPIKLGRELANFGQVEKFIPLEGVGHCPQDEAPELVNPILLDWILERSR